The following proteins come from a genomic window of Desmospora profundinema:
- a CDS encoding MerR family transcriptional regulator codes for MRDEIRRNMPLFSIGIVTKLTELTPRQVRYYEQQELIKPSRTSGNQRLFSFNDVDRLLHIKSLMEKGINIAGVKEMLSGKKAESEAQAAATAPAQKPDMSDAELRKLLKRQLTELTARPNQNHLIRGELSRFFH; via the coding sequence ATGCGCGATGAAATCCGTCGAAACATGCCTCTTTTTTCCATAGGTATCGTTACCAAACTGACGGAACTCACTCCCAGGCAGGTGCGCTATTACGAGCAACAGGAATTGATCAAACCGTCTCGTACCAGCGGGAATCAGCGACTGTTCTCCTTTAATGATGTGGACCGCCTGCTTCATATCAAATCGTTGATGGAAAAGGGCATCAACATTGCCGGAGTAAAAGAAATGTTGAGCGGCAAAAAAGCCGAGTCGGAAGCGCAAGCGGCTGCAACGGCTCCGGCTCAAAAACCGGATATGTCGGATGCGGAGCTGCGGAAGCTTTTAAAACGGCAATTGACGGAGTTGACTGCCCGGCCCAACCAGAATCATTTGATCCGGGGCGAATTGTCCCGTTTCTTCCATTAA
- the glnA gene encoding type I glutamate--ammonia ligase, translating into MPKGLTKENILQSVKENNVQYIRLQFTDLLGTIKNVEIPTSQLEKALDNKMMFDGSSIEGFVRIEESDMYLYPDLDTWVIYPWGGGEGKVAGLVCDVYNPDGTPFEGDPRGILKKVLKEAEELGFNAFNVGPEPEFFLFKSDEKGEATLDLNDKGGYFDLAPLDLGENCRRDIVVTLDQMGFEVEASHHEVAPGQHEIDFKYANAVTAADNIQIFKLVVKNIARRYGLHATFMPKPLFGVNGSGMHTHQSLFRGGENSFFDESDELGLSTTARQYLAGILKHAKAFTAITNPLVNSYKRLVPGFEAPCYVAWSPKNRSPLVRVPASRGLSTRIEVRSPDPSANPYLALAVMLKAGLDGIKNKLEVPKETDRNIYIMDERELEEAGIDSLPGNLKEALEELRKNAVIREALGEHAFAHFIEAKEIEWDMFRTQVHPWEREQYISLY; encoded by the coding sequence ATGCCCAAAGGTTTGACCAAAGAAAACATCCTGCAATCAGTCAAGGAAAACAACGTGCAATACATCCGCCTGCAATTTACGGATCTCCTGGGAACGATTAAAAACGTGGAGATTCCGACCAGCCAGCTGGAGAAAGCACTGGACAACAAGATGATGTTTGACGGATCCTCCATTGAAGGGTTCGTCCGGATCGAAGAATCCGACATGTATCTATATCCTGATCTGGATACATGGGTGATCTACCCCTGGGGAGGCGGGGAAGGCAAAGTAGCCGGTTTGGTGTGCGACGTGTACAATCCGGACGGCACTCCTTTTGAAGGAGACCCTCGCGGGATCCTGAAGAAGGTGTTGAAAGAAGCCGAAGAATTGGGCTTCAACGCATTCAACGTCGGTCCTGAGCCGGAATTCTTCCTGTTCAAGTCCGATGAAAAAGGGGAAGCAACCCTGGACCTGAACGATAAAGGCGGATACTTCGACCTCGCTCCCTTGGATCTGGGTGAGAACTGCCGCCGGGATATTGTGGTCACTCTGGATCAAATGGGTTTTGAAGTGGAGGCTTCCCACCACGAAGTGGCTCCGGGACAGCATGAAATCGACTTTAAATACGCCAACGCCGTGACCGCTGCCGACAACATTCAGATCTTCAAGCTGGTGGTGAAAAACATCGCACGCCGCTACGGCCTGCATGCCACCTTTATGCCGAAGCCGCTGTTCGGTGTGAACGGTTCCGGAATGCATACGCACCAATCCTTGTTCCGGGGAGGAGAGAACTCCTTCTTTGATGAGTCCGACGAGCTGGGTCTCTCCACAACGGCACGTCAGTACCTGGCCGGTATCTTGAAACATGCTAAAGCGTTTACTGCCATCACCAACCCGCTGGTTAACTCCTACAAGCGTCTGGTGCCTGGCTTCGAAGCCCCCTGTTATGTGGCATGGTCTCCTAAAAACCGTAGTCCGCTGGTTCGGGTTCCGGCATCACGCGGCTTGTCCACCCGGATTGAGGTTCGCAGTCCCGACCCGTCCGCCAACCCTTACCTGGCTCTGGCCGTTATGCTGAAAGCCGGTTTGGACGGCATCAAAAACAAGCTGGAAGTGCCGAAGGAAACCGATCGTAACATTTATATCATGGATGAAAGAGAACTCGAGGAAGCAGGAATCGATAGCCTGCCGGGCAACTTGAAGGAAGCGCTGGAGGAATTGAGAAAGAATGCGGTAATCCGCGAAGCGTTGGGTGAACACGCTTTTGCCCACTTCATCGAAGCCAAGGAAATCGAGTGGGATATGTTCCGCACCCAAGTGCACCCCTGGGAACGGGAGCAATACATTTCCTTATACTAA
- a CDS encoding CapA family protein: MKRKWIGTILICVFVTACSGVDTINSLQAEAPSAADQPESKPKPQQVRVAAVGDIMMHNTQITAGKQPDGGYHFTPFFQEVAPFLKDADVTIGNLETTLPGEPYTGYPLFRSPGALADALREAGFHLMTTANNHTMDAGPQGVRDTYHQLKKSGLQPVGSAPSPEEQGPVFIEKNGITLSFAAYTYGTNGLPVPADQPYLVNVIDLEQIRKDIKYSREQGADWITVLLHFGQEYQREPNQEQRALVQQILDHGADAVLGSHPHVLQPMKRIDHPEGAKFVVYSLGNFISDQLAPHTNDGMILYLDLIRDKPDGPVRLEGASFIPTMVHKYPSKGERRFVVLPLTEEKPDMKYPALQTEAWQSSRERTTRHMTQWDTIPVHSPKPLESEHPSKRK; the protein is encoded by the coding sequence ATGAAACGAAAATGGATTGGTACCATCCTGATCTGCGTCTTCGTCACCGCTTGCAGTGGAGTCGATACAATCAATTCACTGCAAGCGGAAGCCCCTTCCGCAGCCGATCAACCGGAGTCGAAACCAAAACCGCAACAGGTGCGAGTGGCGGCAGTGGGAGATATCATGATGCATAACACCCAGATTACCGCAGGGAAACAACCGGATGGCGGATATCATTTTACTCCTTTTTTTCAGGAAGTGGCTCCCTTTTTAAAAGATGCGGATGTCACCATCGGCAATCTGGAAACCACCCTGCCTGGTGAACCCTACACCGGTTATCCCCTGTTCCGTTCCCCGGGTGCGTTGGCGGATGCCCTTCGAGAAGCGGGATTTCATCTGATGACAACTGCCAACAACCACACCATGGATGCAGGTCCACAAGGCGTACGGGACACCTACCATCAATTGAAGAAAAGCGGTTTGCAACCGGTCGGTTCGGCTCCTTCTCCGGAAGAGCAGGGGCCTGTGTTCATTGAGAAAAATGGAATCACCCTCTCCTTTGCCGCCTACACCTACGGCACCAATGGCCTGCCTGTCCCAGCGGACCAACCCTATTTAGTCAATGTGATCGACCTGGAACAAATCCGGAAAGATATTAAGTACAGCAGGGAACAGGGGGCAGATTGGATCACGGTCCTCCTACACTTCGGTCAGGAATACCAGCGGGAACCTAACCAGGAACAGCGGGCTCTGGTGCAACAAATCCTGGACCATGGCGCTGACGCCGTCTTAGGCAGTCATCCTCATGTGCTCCAGCCCATGAAGAGAATCGACCACCCGGAAGGCGCAAAGTTCGTCGTCTACTCCTTAGGCAACTTTATTTCCGACCAATTGGCTCCCCACACCAACGATGGGATGATCTTATACCTGGATCTGATCCGGGACAAGCCCGACGGACCGGTCCGATTGGAGGGGGCCTCCTTTATCCCGACCATGGTTCACAAATATCCGAGTAAAGGAGAACGCCGGTTTGTTGTTCTCCCCCTGACCGAGGAAAAACCCGACATGAAATACCCCGCTTTACAAACCGAGGCGTGGCAATCCTCCAGGGAGCGGACAACCCGTCATATGACTCAGTGGGATACCATCCCTGTTCATTCTCCGAAACCCTTGGAAAGCGAACATCCCTCCAAACGAAAATAG
- a CDS encoding DUF2087 domain-containing protein produces MNQILAQFHEDTATLRREMVVHHILFREQGIYERNPREMWSVPEMGG; encoded by the coding sequence GTGAATCAGATTTTAGCCCAGTTTCATGAAGACACTGCAACTTTGCGACGAGAAATGGTGGTTCATCACATCCTGTTCCGGGAACAGGGGATTTACGAACGAAACCCACGGGAGATGTGGTCCGTACCGGAAATGGGAGGATGA